TCCCAACCCCCGCAATCCCTACACTGCCACGGGCTACCGCCTGCCCACCGAGGCGGAATGGGAATTCGCCGCCCAACACGACGACGAACGCACCTATCCCTGGGGACCCACATCGCCCACCTGCACGCTGGCCAACTTCTACAACAGCAGTTACTACTGCGTGGGTTGGACCAGCCCGGTGGGGGCGCATCCGGCGGGTGCGTCCAGCTTGGGCTTGCAGGACATGGCGGGGAATGTGTGGGAGTGGTGCAACGACTGGTACACGAGCTACAGCGCGGGGGCGGTGTCGGATCCGCCGGGTCCAGCCAGCGGCTCCAGCCGTGTCGTGCGGGGCGGCAGTTGGGTCCACGGCGCGGCCGGCCTGCCATGCGCCCTTCGCCTCTTCAACGCCCCGGCACGCGCTACCTCCACGGCTTCCGTCTCTGCAGGACCCTCCCTTAACCCTATGAACTTTTACCCTTTTACCCTTTGGAGAGCATGTTTCCGTCCCGCCCGCCCCGAGCGAAGCGGGGGCGAGGTGGGATGGAAACATGCCGGTGGCATAGCCTGATGCCGGTGAGGATTTTCACCCTTTCGTTTGATGCAGAACGCGAGTTGTTCCAGGAGGAGGATTTGAACCGTTTCTGCGCCACGCGCAGCGTGACGCAGAAACGGGCCGAGTTTTTCGCCTGGAAAGGCAAGGCCTGGTGGACGGTGTGGGTGGAGTACGACGAGGCCGTACAGGGCGAGGCGCTGCCGGAAGGGCTGGACGCCGAGCAGACGGCCACCTACCAGCGCCTGCGCGAATGGCGCTTCGGCGTGGCGGAGAAACAGGGCTTGCCCGCCTGCGTGGTGGCCGCCAACCGCAAGCAAGCCGAGCAAGCGCTGCGATATGCTAGTGGTTGATGCTAAGGAACCTTTGTCCTCGCACACCATTCAGGCAGCGCTGACGGACAGATTCTGAGCATCTGGCGAAGTGCTTGATCCCACAGAAAATCGACGTCGTGGAATTCGCGCATCCGCTGCTGGAGCGGTCCAAAGTCCATACCGAGCGCGGTTTGCCGAAGACCTGCCTCGGATCCCCAAGCCCTGCAACGGGGCGCCCGACCCTTGTACCAGACCCGCTTATCTTGGCTCCCGTCGTCACACCTCGACCTGCTTTCGTGGAGCCCATCATGTCTTGCCTGAATAGATTCCAACCCCGTGCTGGCAATCGGCGCGTTCCTCATATCACCCTCTCCCGTTCGATTCTGCTCGCCACCAGATAACCCGGGTCGACAGTCCCCGCCTGGTTGATCGCCAGGCGTAGCAAGCGGACAGGTCCGTCCCGGGGCACTTCCATGCCCAGGCCACTCGCGTGAAAAGCACGGGCCGGGTGATCCATGCCTGTGGGTCTCCCAGGCGGACTCTGTCCAATCCATCACCTGTCGGCTCCGGCGCGCACCACGCGCCCGGGCCTTGATCATGCTCTCTGGCGGCTTCGCGCCGGTGCTGACCCAGTACCGGAGCGGCCATGCTGCCCACCAAACGCACTGACGCCCTCACCCCCTCTTCCCTCTCCGACTACCTGACCCTGGCTGCCCGGGAGCCGGTCTTGCCGCCGTCCCTGGGCGATTTCCTGGCCTTGCTGGCAAATGTCAAGGCCGATCCCGTCCCCGCCGTCCGGGCGCTGGCCGCGGTCATCCGCCATCTGCAGGCGGATCCGCCGGAGGGGCCCAGCATCCGCCTCTGGCTGCTGGTCGCCTACGCGCCCGCCCTGCAGGCCCTGGCCGTCCGCTACCGCACGCCCGGGGCGACCCTGGATGAATCCGCCAGCGCCGCGGTCTGGGCCTTCCTGGAGACGCTGCAGGCCATGAGCGTGGAGCGGCTGGCCAGCCCCTGGCTGGCCCGGGAGATCGAGCGGGACACCAAGGATCGGCTGCGCGTGGTGGTGGGTGCGCGCGATTACCAGCAGGATGCCCGAAGGGCGGAGCGCCCAGACGAGGCGCTGATGGAGGACCGGGTCCGGGACGAGCGGACGGACGCCTACCAAGCGCTGGAGGATTTGATCCAGGACATGCCGGTGACCGAGGCGGAGCGCACGCTGCTTTCTGGTCTCTACGTGTACGGCTACACACTGCGGGAGATGGCCGACATGGCCGGGGAGGCTTACAACACGGTCCAGAAGCGCTTCTACCGATTGATGCGCCGCCTGGAAAATTCGAGGAGATTTCGCTGACCCTGTCCGATTCCGGCCATCTCGCCGCCCCATTAGTGGGAAAGACGAGGAGCCCCCGCATGGCCGGAATCAAGGACAGCATCATGACCGAACCCAAGGCGAGTCCCGCCGAGGACCGCGTGCGCCAGGCCTTCCTGCGCCTGGCGCTGCAAGTGGGCGGCGCCGCCGCCGAGCACCCCATCCCCGACGAGGCCGTCTTCACGCTGTGCCGCTGCGTGGATGGC
This DNA window, taken from bacterium, encodes the following:
- a CDS encoding sigma-70 family RNA polymerase sigma factor codes for the protein MLPTKRTDALTPSSLSDYLTLAAREPVLPPSLGDFLALLANVKADPVPAVRALAAVIRHLQADPPEGPSIRLWLLVAYAPALQALAVRYRTPGATLDESASAAVWAFLETLQAMSVERLASPWLAREIERDTKDRLRVVVGARDYQQDARRAERPDEALMEDRVRDERTDAYQALEDLIQDMPVTEAERTLLSGLYVYGYTLREMADMAGEAYNTVQKRFYRLMRRLENSRRFR